In Acidimicrobiales bacterium, the following are encoded in one genomic region:
- a CDS encoding aldo/keto reductase, with translation MDHRTLGGTGIKVSPLCLGAMMFGAWGNPDHDESVRIIHAGLDAGINFVDTADVYSNGESEQIVGKALAGRRDNVVLATKFHAPMGEDANQRGNSRRWIVQECENSLRRLGTDWIDLYQAHRPDPSCDVDETLSALSDLVHSGKVRAIGSSTFPAEEIVEAQWVAERRGRERFRCEQPPYSILARGIEGGVLPACQRYGMGVIAWSPLNGGWLAGRYRRGEAAPRDSRAARMGGRFDPNRAENSRKHDLVEELAKVAAEAGCSLVHLALAFVLVHPAVTSAIVGPRTMEHLEGQLGATDVALSDDALDRIDELVAPGTNIEPGDAGYTPPAIESAWRRRRVQRT, from the coding sequence ATGGACCACCGCACGCTCGGCGGCACGGGCATCAAGGTCAGCCCTCTGTGCCTCGGGGCCATGATGTTCGGGGCCTGGGGCAACCCCGACCACGACGAGTCGGTCCGGATCATCCACGCCGGGCTCGACGCCGGCATCAATTTCGTCGACACCGCCGACGTCTACTCCAACGGGGAGTCGGAGCAGATCGTGGGCAAGGCGCTCGCCGGACGACGCGACAACGTCGTGCTGGCCACCAAGTTCCACGCACCGATGGGCGAGGACGCCAATCAGCGGGGAAACTCCCGACGCTGGATCGTGCAGGAGTGCGAGAACAGCCTCCGTCGCCTGGGCACCGATTGGATCGACCTGTACCAGGCCCACCGCCCCGACCCGTCGTGTGACGTAGACGAGACGCTCTCGGCTCTCTCCGACCTCGTCCATTCCGGCAAGGTGCGGGCCATCGGCAGCTCGACCTTCCCGGCCGAGGAGATCGTCGAGGCCCAGTGGGTCGCCGAGCGGCGGGGCAGGGAGCGCTTCCGCTGCGAGCAGCCGCCGTACTCGATACTGGCCCGCGGCATCGAGGGCGGGGTGCTGCCCGCCTGCCAGCGCTACGGCATGGGGGTCATCGCCTGGAGCCCGCTCAACGGCGGGTGGCTCGCCGGCCGCTACCGCCGCGGTGAAGCAGCACCGCGAGACTCCCGAGCGGCGCGGATGGGCGGCCGTTTCGACCCCAACCGTGCTGAGAACAGCCGCAAGCACGACCTCGTGGAGGAGCTGGCCAAGGTGGCGGCCGAGGCCGGGTGCTCGCTGGTGCACCTGGCCCTGGCCTTCGTGCTCGTCCACCCGGCGGTCACGTCCGCGATCGTCGGGCCCCGCACCATGGAGCATCTCGAGGGCCAGCTGGGCGCCACCGACGTAGCCCTGAGCGACGACGCGCTCGACCGGATCGACGAGCTCGTGGCGCCGGGGACGAACATCGAGCCCGGCGATGCCGGTTACACGCCGCCCGCCATCGAGTCCGCCTGGCGACGCCGCCGGGTCCAGCGCACCTGA